DNA from Salinispora arenicola:
GTCATCGAGTCCACCGGCCTGTTCACCGACGCCACCAAGGCAAAGGCACACGTCGACGGCGGCGCCAAGAAGGTGATCATCTCCGCGCCGGCGAAGAACGAGGACGTCACCGTCGTGATGGGCGTCAACCAGGCGGAGTACGACCCGGCCAAGCACACCGTCATCTCCAACGCCTCCTGCACCACCAACTGTCTGGCGCCGATGGCGAAGGTCCTGCAGGACACGTTCGGCATCGAGCAGGGTCTGATGACCACCATCCACGCGTACACCCAGGACCAGAACCTCCAGGACGCTCCGCACAAGGACCTGCGTCGCGCCCGTGCCGCCGCGCTGAACATCGTGCCGACCTCCACCGGTGCGGCGAAGGCGATCGGCCTGGTGCTGCCGGAGCTCAAGGGCCGGCTGGACGGCTACGCGCTGCGGGTGCCGATCCCGACCGGTTCCACCACCGACCTGACCGTCACCCTCGGCCGGGAGACCTCGGTGGACGAGGTCAACGCCGCGATGAAGGCCGCCGCTGAGGGCCCGCTCAACGGCGTCCTGACCTACAACGAGGACCCGATCGTGTCGGCCGACATCGTCACCGACCCGGCGTCCTGCATCTTCGACGCCCCGCTGACCAAGGTGATCGGCAACCAGGTGAAGGTCGTCGGCTGGTACGACAACGAGTGGGGCTACTCGAACCGTCTGGTGGACCTTGTGAAGCTGGTTGGTCAGTCGCTGTGAGCACGCGCAGGCAGCTCGCGGGCGACCCGGTGACGAAGGGAGGGTCGGCCCGGTGAACATCCGCACCCTCGACGACCTGCTCGCCGAGGAGGTAAAGGGTCGGCGGGTGCTGGTCCGCGCCGACCTGAACGTCCCGCTCGACAAGCAGACCGGCCAGATCACCGACGACGGCCGGATCCGGGCCGTGCTGCCGACCCTGGGCGCGCTGGTCCAGGCCGGAGCCAAGGTGGTCGTCTGCTCCCATCTGGGGCGGCCGAAGGGCAGCCCGGATCCCGCGTTCAGTCTGCGCCCGGTCGCCGGGCGGCTCGGTGAGCTGCTCGGTGCGCCGGTGCACTTCGCCGAGGACACGGTCGGCGACTCGGCCCGGTCCACCGTGGCGGGTCTGGCCGACGGTCAGGTCGCCCTCCTGGAGAACCTTCGGTTCAACCCGGGGGAGACCAGCAAGGACGAGGCGCAGCGGGGGGCGTTCGCCGACCAGCTCGCCGCGCTCGCCGACGCGTACGTGGACGACGCCTTCGGCGCGGTGCACCGCCGGCACGCCAGTGTGTACGACGTGCCGGCCCGGCTGCCACACGTGGCCGGCCGGCTGGTGCTGCGCGAGGTGGAGGTGCTCGGCACGCTCACCGGGGAGCCGGACCGCCCGTACGTGGTGGTGCTGGGCGGTTCCAAGGTCTCCGACAAGCTGGCGGTGATCGAGGCGCTGCTGCCGAAGGTCGACCGGCTGCTCGTCGGCGGCGGCATGTGCTTCACCTTCCTCAGGGCGCAGGGCTACGAGGTGGGTTCCTCGCTGCTGGAGGAGGAGATGGTCGAGACCTGCCGGAGCCTGCTGGAGCGCGCCGACGGGAAGATCATGCTTCCGGTCGACGTGGTGGCGGCGGACGCGTTCGCCCCCGACGCCCCGCACGACACGGTGCGGGCCGACGGGATTCCCAGCAAGCGGGTCGGTCTCGACATCGGACCGGAGACTGTGGCCGGTTTCGCCGCTGCGCTGCGCGGCGCGCGGACGATCTTCTGGAACGGCCCGATGGGCGTGTTCGAGATGGCGGCGTTCGCGCACGGCACCCGCGGCGTCGCCGAGGCGATCGCGAACGCCGACGCGTTCACCGTGGTCGGCGGCGGTGACTCCGCAGCCGCGGTGCGGGCACTCGGCCTCGACGAGCAGGCGTTCAGCCACATCTCCACCGGCGGTGGCGCCAGTCTTGAGTACCTGGAGGGCAAGACCCTCCCCGGCATCGCGGCCCTGGAGAACTGAATGGCCAACACCACCCGCCGGCCGCTGATGGCCGGCAACTGGAAGATGAACCTCAACCACCTCGAGGCGAACCTGCTGGTGCAGAAGCTCGCCGCGAGTCTGACCGCGAAGCAGCTCACCGATGTCGAGGCGGTGGTGCTACCGCCGTTCACCGACCTGCGGACGGTACAGACCGCCGTCGACGGGGACAAGCTGCTGGTCGGCTACGGCGCGCAGGACCTTTCCCCGCACGTGTCGGGGGCGCACACCGGCGACATCGCCGGGCCGATGCTGGCGAAGCTGGGCTGCACGTACGTGGTGGTCGGCCACTCCGAGCGGCGGGCGGACCACCACGAGGACGACGCGGTCGTCAACGGGAAGGTGCAGGCGGCCCTCACCCACGGCCTCACCCCGATCCTCTGCGTGGGGGAGGGGCTGGAGATCCGGGAACTGGGCAGCCAGGTCGCGCACTGCAGCGACCAGCTCGACGCCGCCCTCAAGGGGCTCTCCGCCGAGCAGGTGGCCCAGGTCGTCGTCGCGTACGAGCCGGTCTGGGCGATCGGCACCGGCAAGACGGCTACCCCGGAGGACGCCCAGGAGGTGTGCGGGGCGCTCCGTCAGCGGCTGGCCGGGAACTACGGCCAGGACACGGCCGACCAGGTTCGGATCCTGTACGGCGGGTCGGTCAAGTCGTCCAACGTGGCAGCGATCATGGGCCAGTCGGACGTGGACGGGGCTCTTGTCGGCGGTGCCAGCCTCGACGCCGAGGAGTTCGCGAAGATCTGCCGGTTCCCGGAGCACACTGCCGGCTGATCGCTCGCTATCCTTGACTCCGCCCGTCCGCCGGTCGGTGCCACCGTGCCCGTTCTGCCCGGGCGAGGATCGCAACGAGAGGACTGTCCCCAGCCATGCCGATCTGGTTCGCGTACACGTTGATCGTGTTGCTGGTCATTACGAGCGTCATGCTCGTTTTGTTGATCCTGCTACACCGGGGTAAAGGTGGTGGGATGTCCAGCATGTTCGGCGGCGGGGTCAGCTCCAGCCTGGCGGGGTCGTCGGTCGCCGAGAAGAACCTGGACCGCTACACCGTCCTGGTGGGCATCGTCTGGTTCGCCTGCATCGTCGGGCTGGGTCTCTGGCTGCGCCTGCAACAGGCCAGCGTCGGCTGAGTAGCCCGTCGCGTCGTCAGTCCGCGCGCGGTCCGTCTCCTGACGGGCCGCGCGCAGTCCGTTTCACCCACCCACCCCGGCCGCGTGTCGCCGCTCTCCGGCCGCCCGGCGCGGCTGGTCGCGCGGCCGGCTGCCGCCGACAGTCGATTGCCGAGATCCGAAGCCCCGACGGTGCGGTCGCTCGGACCGGAGACGACGGGGCGGGCGCTGTGGCGGCTCAGCGCAGGCTGCGGAAGCGGGCGGGTAGGTCGGCCGCGGCAGCCCGGTCCAGCAGCCAGAGCGTCCGGCTGAGCCCCTGCACTCCGGCGGCCGGTAGCTGCACCGGCCCCGCACCAGCCAGTGCCATGCCCACCGCGCGTGCCTTGTCCGCGCCGCTGGCGATCAACCACACCTCCTCGGCGGTGTTGATCGTCGGTAGGGTGAGGGTGGTGCGGATCGGCGGTGGTTTCGGGCTGCCCCGGACGGCACTGACCGGCCGGCTCTCGTAGTGCACCGGATGCTCCGGGAAGACCGACGCCACATGCCCGTCCTCCCCGATCCCCAGCAGGAGCACGTCGAAGTGGGGGAGAGCGGCGGTGCCCGGGCGAGCCGCCCGGGCGAGTTCCGCCGTGTACCGGGCGGCGGCCTCCTCCGGGTCGCCGCCGGCTGGGTCGTCCGAGGCCGGCATCGGGTGCACCCGCGCCGGGTCCAGCGGCACCGTGTCCAGCAGCGCCGCCTGTGCCTGCGTCGCGTTGCGCTGTGGGTCACCGGCGGGCAGGAACCGCTCGTCGCCCCACCACACGTCCACCCGGGACCAGTCGACCGCCTCCCGGGCCGGCAGCGCGGCCACCGCGCGGTAGACGGCCGCGGCGATCCGCCCGCCGGTCAACACCACCGACGCCTGGCCGCGCCCGGCCTGGGCGTCCAGGAGCCGGACCAGCAGCCGGGCGGCCACCGCCTGCGCCAGCAGATCGGCGTCGGCGTGGACAGCGACACTCGCCTCACTCATGCCCGTGCGACTCCAGGGTGCGTGCTGATCCCCGCCTCGGCCCGACGGGCCTCCGTCGGATCCTTCCACACATGTACCCGCTGCGCAGGGCGGTGCTCCAGCCCGGTGAGCCCCGCCGCGGCACCGAGCGCCTCCGCGTACACCTGGTCGGCGTCGAGTCGGCGCAACTCCTCGGCCAACTCGTCTCCGAGCGGCCGGCGTACCAGCGGCAGCAGGCGGTCCTCCTGCCCGGAGCGCCGGAACACGGCCATGCCGTCGTTGCGGGTCAGCGTCAGCTCGTCGCCGTTGGCACAGCGCAACTGCACCTCGTGCATCCGGGGGTACTCGTCGGCGTGCCGCCACTGCGGGTCGATCCCCAGCCGGGCCGCCAGCCAGCCGCGCATCAGCGCGGCCGTCGGATCGGTGGACGGTGCCACCACCGTGGCTTCGGTGACCTGCGCCTCGGTGGTGTCGAACGCGCCCGCCACGAGGGTGCGCCACAACGTGATCCGGGTCCAGGCCAGGTCGGTGTCACCGGGCGCGTAGTCGTGCGCCCGCCGCCGCAGCGCCTCGATCGGGTCGTCGGCTTGTGCGGCGTCGGTGATCCGCCGGTCGGCGACCACGCCGAGGAAGTCGGTGGCGATCTCGGCCGGCGGGTCGGCGTGCCACCAGGTCACCACCGGCACGTCCGGCACCAGCAGCGGCATCACCACCGACTCGGCGTGCAGGGCCAGCCGTCCGTACATCCGGGCCACCACCGCCTCACCGGGGCCGAGCCGACCACCCACGACGATCTCCGCGTCCAGCCGGTTCCGGTCCCGATCCACGTCCGAACGAACCACGATCAACAACCGGCACGGGTGGGCGGCGGAGGCGATCGTCGCCGCGGCCTCCGCCTCGCGGACCCGCTTCTCGTCGACCACCACGATCAGGGTGAGCGCCATGCCGCTGGCCACCCCGCCGGCGCTGCGCCGCTCAGCGGCGAGCGCCTTGACCACCTCGTTGCCGGTGGTGTCCCACAGCCCGATCACAGGAGCCTCCCGGTCTGCTCGCGTCGCTCGCTGGTCACGCCCGCCGCCAGGCGCGGCCCTCCCGGGCCAGCATCTCATCGGCGGGGCGGGGGCCCCACTCACCGGACCGGTAGGGCTCCGGCGTGGCGCCCGCCCAGGCCCGCTCCAGCGGGTCCACCACCGCCCAACTCTGTTCGACCTCGGCGGCGTCCGGAAAGAGAGTCCGGTCGCCGATCAGCACGTCCAACACCAGCCGTTCGTACGCCTCCGGGCTGGCCTCGGTGAATGCCTCGCCGTACTGGAAGTCCATCGCGATGTCGCGGACCTCCATCGCGCTGCCGGGCACCTTGGAGCCGAACTTGAGTACCACGCCCTCGTCCGGTTGAACCCGGATGACGAGCTGGTTGTTGCCCAGCGACTCGACGTCGGCGTCGTCGAACGGCAGGTGCGGGGCCTTCTTGAACATGACGGCGACCTCGGTCACCCGCCGGGGCAACCGCTTGCCGGTGCGGATGTAGAACGGAACCCCCGCCCACCGGCGGTTCTGGATGCCCAGCCGCACCGCGACGTACGTCTCGGTGGTCGAGTCCGCTGGGACGTCCTTCTCGTTCAGG
Protein-coding regions in this window:
- a CDS encoding phosphoglycerate kinase; translated protein: MNIRTLDDLLAEEVKGRRVLVRADLNVPLDKQTGQITDDGRIRAVLPTLGALVQAGAKVVVCSHLGRPKGSPDPAFSLRPVAGRLGELLGAPVHFAEDTVGDSARSTVAGLADGQVALLENLRFNPGETSKDEAQRGAFADQLAALADAYVDDAFGAVHRRHASVYDVPARLPHVAGRLVLREVEVLGTLTGEPDRPYVVVLGGSKVSDKLAVIEALLPKVDRLLVGGGMCFTFLRAQGYEVGSSLLEEEMVETCRSLLERADGKIMLPVDVVAADAFAPDAPHDTVRADGIPSKRVGLDIGPETVAGFAAALRGARTIFWNGPMGVFEMAAFAHGTRGVAEAIANADAFTVVGGGDSAAAVRALGLDEQAFSHISTGGGASLEYLEGKTLPGIAALEN
- a CDS encoding glucose-6-phosphate dehydrogenase assembly protein OpcA, which produces MIGLWDTTGNEVVKALAAERRSAGGVASGMALTLIVVVDEKRVREAEAAATIASAAHPCRLLIVVRSDVDRDRNRLDAEIVVGGRLGPGEAVVARMYGRLALHAESVVMPLLVPDVPVVTWWHADPPAEIATDFLGVVADRRITDAAQADDPIEALRRRAHDYAPGDTDLAWTRITLWRTLVAGAFDTTEAQVTEATVVAPSTDPTAALMRGWLAARLGIDPQWRHADEYPRMHEVQLRCANGDELTLTRNDGMAVFRRSGQEDRLLPLVRRPLGDELAEELRRLDADQVYAEALGAAAGLTGLEHRPAQRVHVWKDPTEARRAEAGISTHPGVARA
- the pgl gene encoding 6-phosphogluconolactonase gives rise to the protein MSEASVAVHADADLLAQAVAARLLVRLLDAQAGRGQASVVLTGGRIAAAVYRAVAALPAREAVDWSRVDVWWGDERFLPAGDPQRNATQAQAALLDTVPLDPARVHPMPASDDPAGGDPEEAAARYTAELARAARPGTAALPHFDVLLLGIGEDGHVASVFPEHPVHYESRPVSAVRGSPKPPPIRTTLTLPTINTAEEVWLIASGADKARAVGMALAGAGPVQLPAAGVQGLSRTLWLLDRAAAADLPARFRSLR
- the gap gene encoding type I glyceraldehyde-3-phosphate dehydrogenase, producing MTIRVGINGFGRIGRNFFRAVLASGADIEVVAVNDLTDNATLAHLVKYDSILGRLPHEVKATADEITVGGKTVKAYAEKDPAKLPWGELGVDVVIESTGLFTDATKAKAHVDGGAKKVIISAPAKNEDVTVVMGVNQAEYDPAKHTVISNASCTTNCLAPMAKVLQDTFGIEQGLMTTIHAYTQDQNLQDAPHKDLRRARAAALNIVPTSTGAAKAIGLVLPELKGRLDGYALRVPIPTGSTTDLTVTLGRETSVDEVNAAMKAAAEGPLNGVLTYNEDPIVSADIVTDPASCIFDAPLTKVIGNQVKVVGWYDNEWGYSNRLVDLVKLVGQSL
- the secG gene encoding preprotein translocase subunit SecG, with product MPIWFAYTLIVLLVITSVMLVLLILLHRGKGGGMSSMFGGGVSSSLAGSSVAEKNLDRYTVLVGIVWFACIVGLGLWLRLQQASVG
- the tpiA gene encoding triose-phosphate isomerase, which gives rise to MANTTRRPLMAGNWKMNLNHLEANLLVQKLAASLTAKQLTDVEAVVLPPFTDLRTVQTAVDGDKLLVGYGAQDLSPHVSGAHTGDIAGPMLAKLGCTYVVVGHSERRADHHEDDAVVNGKVQAALTHGLTPILCVGEGLEIRELGSQVAHCSDQLDAALKGLSAEQVAQVVVAYEPVWAIGTGKTATPEDAQEVCGALRQRLAGNYGQDTADQVRILYGGSVKSSNVAAIMGQSDVDGALVGGASLDAEEFAKICRFPEHTAG